A genomic stretch from Erigeron canadensis isolate Cc75 chromosome 9, C_canadensis_v1, whole genome shotgun sequence includes:
- the LOC122581019 gene encoding TBC1 domain family member 13-like, producing the protein MVNNNNNNSSKKVPDWLNNSMWSSPPPQPKSPSQSQSQSQPESQPSPSHDDRKPSSVTSSDSPESPPSPGSIRPAEPNLKSGPVNDPLASSDDNEINTSPTTSVEDVSRQAQLLQELARKIINMGELRRLASLGIPDGAGIRSTVWKLLLAYLPREKALWSSEMAKKRSQYKSFKEDLLKNPSEVSRELEESTSSQNGEGKGLLSRSEIPEGEHPLSLGKTSVWNQFFQDTEIIEQIDRDVKRTHPDMHFFSGDSASAKSHQEALKSILIIYAKLNPGIRYVQGMNELLAPLYYVFKNDPDEDYAVNAEADTFFCFVEVLSSCRDNFCKQLDNSVVGIRSTISKLSQLLKEHDEELWRHLELTTKVNPQFYAFRWITLLLTQEFNFAEILHIWDTLLSDPEGPQETLLRVCCAMLILVRRRLLAGDFTANLKLLQSYPSTNTSHLLYVAKKLRRSPSTTR; encoded by the exons atggtgaataataataataataatagtagtaaaAAAGTTCCAGATTGGCTCAACAATTCCATGTGGTCATCTCCACCACCACAACCTAAATCACCATCACAGTCTCAATCTCAATCTCAACCAGAATCACAACCGTCGCCGTCGCACGACGATCGCAAACCGTCTTCGGTTACGTCATCTGATTCGCCTGAATCTCCGCCGTCTCCCGGTTCAATTAGACCGGCGGAACCGAATTTGAAATCCGGTCCGGTTAATGATCCGTTGGCTAGTAGTGATGATAATGAAATTAACACTTCACCTACTACTTCTGTTGAAGACGTTTCTCGCCAGGCACAGCTCTTACAAGAG CTTGCAAGGAAGATTATAAATATGGGAGAGCTGCGAAGACTTGCTTCACTGGGTATTCCAGATGGTGCTGGTATTCGGTCTACCGTATGGAAG CTGTTGTTAGCATATCTTCCCAGAGAAAAGGCACTTTGGTCATCCGAAATGGCCAAGAAGAGGTCTCAGTACAAGAGTTTTAAAGAGGATCTTTTGAAGAATCCA TCAGAAGTCAGCAGGGAATTGGAAGAATCTACATCTTCTCAAAATGGTGAGGGGAAGGGTTTACTCTCGAGGTCAGAGATACCTGAGGGGGAGCATCCCCTGAGTCTAGGGAAAACAAGTGTCTGGAATCAATTCTTTCAG GACACCGAGATCATTGAACAGATAGACCGTGATGTGAAGCGAACTCATCCGGACATGCACTTTTTCTCTGGTGACTCTGCTTCTGCAAAATCACATCAG GAAGCTTTGAAAAGCATACTGATTATATACGCAAAGCTGAACCCGGGTATAAGATATGTGCAAGGGATGAATGAACTTTTGGCTCCCTTGTACTATGTGTTCAAGAATGACCCCGATGAGGATTATGCG GTGAATGCTGAAGCAGACACattcttttgttttgttgagGTATTAAGCAGTTGCCGAGATAATTTCTGTAAGCAACTTGACAATAGTGTCGTTGGCATCCGTTCAACAATTTCAAAGCTTTCACAGCTCTTGAAGGAACATGATGAAGAGCTATGGAGACATCTTGAGCTGACAACAAAA GTCAATCCACAGTTCTATGCATTTAGATGGATCACACTTCTATTGACCCAGGAATTCAATTTCGCAGAAATTCTTCACATATGGGACACACTCTTAAGCGACCCAGAAGGTCCTCAG GAAACACTTCTTCGAGTATGCTGTGCAATGCTGATTCTTGTTAGGAGACGTTTGCTTGCAGGTGATTTTACGGCTAATCTTAAGTTACTCCAAAGTTATCCATCCACAAATACCAGTCATTTGCTCTATGTTGCCAAGAAGCTACGACGTTCTCCTTCAACTACCCGATGA
- the LOC122583489 gene encoding uncharacterized protein LOC122583489, whose protein sequence is MSLYLMFGGLEQQQHEHPLELVDLQPNYPWYKEYEEDDDDDDDEYTEWDFCSPCNLCGKNIYLYQRYYYKCSRNSCDFFLHKWCGELSKRISLRSHSDRCFDGTRTFNQSGWYYVICDICKIFKEHEKIYGCENGKDYEESDYPYNILNLPFRDETDSIQKQLFLKETSAHGNFKDNHRLIDNKCHQHPLRLIHSRNISNHTSSNISLHNPREKVELLCDGCVRPISSMPFFQCTHHGCSSFVLHEWCTRLPPKLKNHFAHDPQHTLTLLPKVPVGFGVFKCHVCLSKCNGFAYGCERCKDFYIDVTCGFMPEAITHEAHPNHLFLRVKYYEASRCFACANDIYDTFTYKCRTCKDVYLHPECALLLPKTITHKYDSHPMKLSYMPIENHKSEYFCEICEEKFDPKTWFYHCSNKCAQSLHTACAPVILQSEKQTSRFKCGVYGYVNIKFGRVVDNIKGHSHSLVFAQGVDDDGRCVKCRKEAR, encoded by the exons ATGTCTTTATACTTGATGTTTGGTGGATTGGAGCAACAACAACACGAGCATCCGCTTGAACTTGTTGATTTGCAACCAAATTATCCGTGGTACAAAgaatatgaagaagatgatgatgatgacgacgacgaATATACAGAATGGGACTTTTGTAGTCCATGTAATCTATGTGggaaaaatatttatttgtacCAACGATATTATTACAAATGTAGTCGCAATTCATGTGACTTCTTTCTCCACAAATGGTGTGGAGAGCTTTCCAAAAGGATAAGTCTTAGATCACATTCTGATCGTTGTTTTGATGGTACTAGGACTTTCAATCAGAGTGGGTGGTACTATGTTATCTGTGATATTTGCAAAATTTTTAAGGAACACGAAAAGATTTATGGATGTG AAAACGGGAAAGATTATGAAGAGAGTGATTATCCTTATAATATCCTCAATCTCCCATTCCGGGATGAAACTGACAGCATACAAAAACaactatttttgaaagaaacCTCAGCTCATGGTAATTTTAAAGATAACCACCGGTTAATCGACAATAAATGTCATCAACACCCACTACGCCTCATCCATAGTCGTAATATTTCAAACCACACATCGTCCAACATCAGTCTACATAACCCGAGGGAAAAGGTTGAACTATTATGTGACGGGTGCGTAAGACCCATCTCGAGTATGCCATTTTTCCAATGCACCCATCATGGTTGCTCGTCGTTTGTTCTCCACGAGTGGTGCACCCGTTTACCCCCTAAGTTGAAAAATCACTTTGCTCATGATCCACAACATACTCTCACTCTCCTACCAAAAGTCCCTGTAGGCTTTGGGGTGTTCAAATGTCATGTTTGCCTGTCTAAGTGTAACGGGTTTGCCTATGGTTGCGAAAGATGTAAAGACTTCTACATTGATGTTACTTGTGGATTCATGCCCGAAGCAATCACACATGAAGCTCACCCAAATCACCTCTTTTTGAGAGTTAAGTATTATGAAGCAAGCCGTTGTTTCGCATGTGCAAATGATATCTATGatacatttacatataaatgTCGCACCTGTAAAGATGTTTATCTACATCCAGAATGTGCTTTGTTATTACCCAAGACAATCACGCACAAGTATGACAGCCACCCCATGAAGTTGAGCTACATGCCAATCGAGAACCACAAGAGTGAATACTTTTGTGAAATTTGTGAGGAGAAATTCGACCCAAAGACATGGTTCTATCACTGTTCTAACAAGTGTGCCCAGTCTCTGCATACCGCATGTGCACCGGTGATACTTCAAAGTGAAAAACAGACTTCAAGGTTTAAATGCGGGGTTTATGGGTATGTGAATATAAAGTTTGGAAGAGTAGTTGATAACATAAAAGGTCACTCACATTCGCTTGTATTTGCTCAAGGGGTCGACGACGATGGAAGATGCGTAAAATGTAGAAAGGAGGCAAG GTGA